CATGCctgcataaatttttttttttttttttttttgaaaagtcgaACATTGTTCATGTAAGCGGTGGTTTCTGAAGTTCATATCAAATTCTCTTTGAATTACGAGGTGGTAGTCTTCATACTTTCATTTTCAGTGTTAAAGGATTGCtgtatctctccataatattaaaccctgaaaacccTTATGGAACTCCCCTTGAGACGAGACCAcaagaatggtcaagcactaaaacaaactttctaatctgagatcagctagaaaaccagttCTGTCCCTATGCATCCTGTGCCCctctctttgccctggacttttccttctccaccagagcagctcactcagTCCACACAGAATAAGTTTTAATATGATGTATCTTgtgctttatattcatgtttggtgtcatttttaaTGTCTCTGTGATTGGTAAAggggtcttaatttcactgtaatattttacaatctcccttatatcagttaatttgggttttgacttggataagatctttgccagatgcttcACTCCAGAAAAAATGGTCTTTACAttaactcatgaccaggcaagaggctcGGTGAAGCTTTtatgtcttgaatttatgatgatttgagtatttaggtaaagggtgcagaagtgtatGTGGGAGTCTGTAGACAGGATAGCCCAACGCAGCTAGTGAGTCTCTGAGTTCTGCATCAGGactatgctgcaatgtatttctacatggTCTGGTATTCATCCTAACTCTTGAATGGATGTTTGAATAATTGCTGTAGTACAATCTTGATTGGtttgtgaattggaatggaaactctttgcctgacaaatgtaaaattcttgtttaattcttatatctcctgaaatcatttaaatctagtagattgtttaggctgatgtttctgcagcctacgaccaggattagtcatacattcaggctcaaagATGGAGCATGGCACAGCtctagagacctgttgatttctgacaatcactgaatAAGTATGATATAACCTACGGGCTAAATGAAACTTTCTTTAAGAATTGTGCTAGCATGGAGcggcctattattacttaaaggaaattagcctATATGCTAAGAATCAGAACTGGTGAGGATGTGTCCGTCAGCAGATGAAACTGGCCAGCGTAtagactctaagcgacttcgggtaaagatgaaccattaattgaaaataagaaTTTATTAGGTTAACCAATCTAAATGAGACCTGATCACGACCTATAAGGTGATCAGttgaattagatgaatctaaatctaaaattattataaattagagATAATTTAGaataaatcagattaaaatttggagttggaaacaaattaaattaaattttaatgtgtaaaaatatttcttttcacatgtgctaaaaggcttacacgcatttaaccttcacccatgctgttagtttcgtcataggactaatagatggacccttacagtGTATAGATTGCCTaggatttaataattttttgacttttatagatgtaatgtatttactattttcccatctgtatataactactactgtaagaaaatatcagcattcagtacacactttcagtattatctttgcttgaactgacccgatgtAATTCTGTTTATATGACATGAacctgctcccaagcaggtttgagctaccagatcTGTTGCTATGAACcaatctcagatgagttttgaagaatgaaactaTCCTGGATCAAGTCAAAtcgaaaataaacaaatccatctAGTTGAGTAATCCACATACAAAGAATGGACCCGAGTAGTGTTCTGGGTAAGCTGTGCTGCTGTACTTTATGCAGTCATCATTCCTTTATTTATTGGGGAGCCGGTTAAGAGTGTGTAGAACATTCATgtttgaagctgcggtcacactagagtttgataagGTGAAATTCTGTCGTCCGGTgatgtgaaaaggggcgggattaaacaagattattaaaaatttaaaaagcgagcgattggtccatgttttaaagttCTGTCcatagaggtcatgttttgatcctcgattggtctcacgcagtcaagtgatgcgatctcgcaggtcagagttcaccaagcttggacttcgcaccgcagcgacctgcgaaacttgacacatgaccttgcgtttccggtctgacgcattcgagtgggtatgaatggaagtctatggggactACAGCTTTAGACTTAAAGGTGTGGTATATATAGTTTGTTGGCAGGTAAGATCCCATGCCAGCATTTTTAGCGCAAATATTTACACATACAGGTATAGACTTAACaccatagagtggaggaactctGACATCACTTTGTAGGCCAAtcagctgctagcataaaactggatTTTTCCCCTCATAGGCTTTTTTTGAAGAtcgcaaataataagctctgtgttcaaatcCACTACCATTACATCTTTTGCCCAAGCGGATAATCCTCAAACATCAACAAGTTTGATCagttttggatcttaaatgcaagaactgaaaagcCAACATCAAGCttcggtcacactggacttttctccccatagacttcctttCTATGACTGCgccagactggaaacgcaaggtcatgcgtcaagtttcacagttcgttGCATTGcgaagttcaagctttgtgaactctgacctgtgaaaaacgcatcacatgattgcgagaccaatcgaggatcaaaacaggacctctctgggcagaactTGAAAACATGGAGCAATGGCTCGCTTTTTCCTAATCCAGTTGTAAAGCAGCGctgcaggactggatgacagaaagGGAGTTTCTGGTTTCACTCACCAAAtatgctctgtttgcacgatttgattaaaaTCATCGGGTCCTAATACTTTATCAATAATATTTCAAACCTCCTctgttattgtttttagaaaatttcTCAAATCTGTTTTTCAGAGACGCCTTTATAAACAGAACATTAAATGGCTAGAAatggtttaatttatttgtatgtacctctagcattttgttttataatgGATCATTTTAtctgatatttgtaattctttacatGACTTCTATATAGTTTAGGCTATTTTATTCAAGATATGACACTattgtgttgagcctacaaaagtggacagaaagtttgtctttctgttgtatttatattatctTCAACAAAGAATGAAAGCAAGTCAACTGCTCACAGCGTCGACAGAGCCGTCAAGGGAGCGCTTTTTTTGCccagtctctctcacacaccccccccccccctctcgtCAATTGTTACTGCCTGTTTCtttaatatggtataaatattaTGCATTATCAAAACATCAAGGAAGACACAGTAAAGAACTGTCACTTAAACTATTTTAGGAAACAACctttcatttaaaaaaggaaacatgagGGTGATTCTAAGCAAAAATGACCCCTAGCCTATAAAAGGTGTTTAATGGAATAGCCCATCTTAAACTGAACAGCTGTAGGTTCTTACCATCATTTATTTTGGCTCATGTATAATCAGAATACTATGTAATGACAGTATACCAGCTTACCACActctgcctctcctttcactccacCCTAAAGGCCCCTGGCCCTATTTGGCATAAGGTAGGCAGCGTACCAAAAAGGCCAGCCGCTGGCCCGAGAAAACCCCACTTTGACCCCATCAGACCCCATCAAAACGACTGGCCCTGGCTCATACACTTCTGGTGCGATAGTGGAAACGAGTCTAACGACAGCCGGTTAATCCCAGCAGCACAGCTTACCCAGAACACTTCACTGACAGATTTACCACAGCATacaccatttactcacttttattggtTTGAAGTGTGATACAGAGTGTGTGAAGACTCAGGTGAAGTTATACAGTCACACTAACACTTCTGTACAGATATTGAAGTGAGCAGTACAGGCAAACTGGAACCTAATCACCACCATGACATCTAAGATCTTTAGCACACAAATAGCCCATTGTGGTCGAACAGCCCCATTGTTCCAGCAACGGTCGCTGTAGAGTAGAAATCATATTTAGATCAGTGGCGATAACACGGTCATGTACACACTTAAAGATCAACTTTAATCCTTTGACAGAGACATTTAATGTTACTGTAGGAGTTTATGCCACCAAGAGGACCACAAACCACTCACATGTCCAGTTGATCTCCAAGCAGTGCTCAGACCCGCTACTAGGCTCTCCTGAGCACCAGTTGGTGTAACCAAACGACGAGCCATCAGACCACAACCACTGTCCATCCTGAGGAGAGGGAATCAGATTACTTGGTAGAAATTTAACAGAACAGCATGTTAAGAGCATTAAATGGAGGATCTTGACAGACAAACAAGTCTCAGGCCTACTTGTTCACCATCATGGCCACCAATCCAGCAGCGTGTGGAGCTCGGCACCAGACTCAGCAGAACATCATTCTCCATTTGATTATGCACAGAAGCCAGATTCCCACCAAGACTCTGACAGTTTCTCTGAaggacacattttattttaaatggtcaATCCAAAGTTTAGACATTTCACTCAGATCAGAAGTCACTTACAACTGCATCAAACACATTACCTCTGCTGTGACCCAGTTCACAGACCTGGAGAAAAACCTGAAGCAGCGAGAGCCAGACTTTCTCCAGTCTCTGGGGCATCCAATCGGCCTATACAGTACAGAAACACATGGTTATCCTGATATTCCCAGCACAGTTATTAACTTGACATGTTTAATAATATCTGTGTGATTATGGCTGGTAAACGCTCAGACACAATCTCTAAACACAAGAGAACAAGCTTTTAGAAGAGGAATGAGGGTCGATTGGTTACCGTCTGCATTCCCCATGGAGAACATGATAGAAAGCAGCAGAAGACTCCTCAGCAGGAACATCATGAACCTGAACATTAACAGAAGAGAGAAGCTACTTAGGAAAATGCTCAGTATAAAGCTGCTCAGTAGCTCTTGATGCCTAAAATCACCTTGGTCTTCAGATGGTCACCTTCAGTGAAGCTTCAGTGAAGAGTGTGTGAAGTTGCTGAATCAGCCCTGCTGTCAAATACACTCACTGATCAACTAATACAGGTGATACAGATTGAGCTGAAATCAACACAGGTGAAGGAAATTACTGgcagaaacaaacagaaaacactggAACAAGTCAAAGCTGTGGCGTCTGCCCTGTTTAAATCTGAAATGGtcgtatatgaatatattttaaatgattgctGATATAATTAAACATACATAGtgggaaaataaatgtaaatggccAAGATTATGGagtgactgtaaaacacattattttactGACGATGAAACACATCTAAATCACGAGCTaccctgagcagctactgtgatggtcatggaagagtggagaagatgagactgattcctgtgacgctccagagacagacgagtcttcactgaggccagcttccagcctccgccactgagactgcagctctgcacaagacgtttggccagcggagaaattaaaatggtcgtgcccaactgagcctggtttctctcaaggtttttttcttcacttccgcctttagtgaagtttttttccctctccgctgtcgccactggcttgcatggttcaggatctgtagagctgcgcatcgttggatttgctcttcaatatttggactctcagtagtgattattaaaccacactgaactgagctaaactgaactgaacttaaacactacaaactgaactgacactgttcctatttactgtgaccttttatgtgaagctgctttgacacaatctacattgtataagcgctatacaaataaaggggaattgaattgaagtttCCAAATTTACGTAGAGATATGTAGTACATAGCGCCTTCTACATTGGAAAAACACCCAAACATAAGATTCTGGAAAGGGTGGAAAGCAAAATAAgccatggatgaatgaataaataaataaataaataaattacattaaggACTTAAAGACACCATGCAATCAGAACAATATCAGATGGTGCTGGTTTTCAGTGGCCATTTCAGTTGTCATTTATTTCTAAGTCCATACTGTGGCACCCAGTCTACACTAAAAGAAATTACTTTGTGTAGTCAAATCTGATAAAGTCTCtcataaattttaaatgtaatattaagtgTCAATGATAACTAGAAGTTTCTaagtacatatttaatatttacacatttacttcatgtattaaattaaatgagtggaaagagttaaatattactattaatttacTTCGAATCACCGCAAACCTAGTAATATTAAGTAAGTTTTAATAATGGATATGCCACAATGGATAGTTCCCATGCTTTGCAAGggactgaattaaaagaaaaatactttgaaaataaAGGCAAGCTTAGATGTTTAAATTTGAGAGAAACACTTAGTAGAGTTTGATCTTCATTAGTTTGTAGATTAAGAAGAGTTTTGAGTATGTCTTTTAGTTTTAaggttaccaccttgcagaagagtAGCACTCATGCTTTTGGTCTTGGCATTTTTATTATCAGCATTAATGTTTGACGCTTTACACAGAAAATTATAGCTGTGCTAACACTAGCGCTGACATTAGTAAGCATTAATAAAGGTAAATTTGCTCTTGCTAAATACATTGCTtataataaagtgaaataacacaTGGAAATGTGTGTCTTAATTTAACCAAGTTGCACCAAATGTACTAATTTGTaactaataagatttatttaaattgataaaagcaATGTTCCTTCTGCTAAAACCAGAAAATTACATTAttggttcatttaaataaataaagactcaaAAGTAAAGATAATCAATTAACTTTTACTTAATGTTGAACTTAACACTCCTAAAAAACATTAAGTAAATTTGACATAATACTGACAAGTTAAGTTGAACTGATATaagattgtaattttttttaattagtttgtgCAAATTGTTACTAGGatgtttttaaagtaaatcttaagagttattttTTCAGTCCTactctttaattttactttttggaAGTGCTTGATTtatcaataaattaaatataataataataataataataataataataataagtttattaagTACAAATGAACTTGC
Above is a genomic segment from Danio aesculapii chromosome 20, fDanAes4.1, whole genome shotgun sequence containing:
- the LOC130247426 gene encoding ladderlectin-like; its protein translation is MENDVLLSLVPSSTRCWIGGHDGEQDGQWLWSDGSSFGYTNWCSGEPSSGSEHCLEINWTSTVAGTMGLFDHNGLFVC